In Oenanthe melanoleuca isolate GR-GAL-2019-014 chromosome 8, OMel1.0, whole genome shotgun sequence, a single genomic region encodes these proteins:
- the OSBPL9 gene encoding oxysterol-binding protein-related protein 9 isoform X7, producing the protein MNREKQKIEGLKETTNSMVESIKHCIVLLQIAKDQINEEKHADGLISTINPVDAVYQPSPLEPSGISTMPSQAVTLPEPAQLCKSEQRPSSLPVGPVVASLGNQTPTPNSTGSGQSAPSSSLTSPSHVNLSPNTVPDFSYSSSEDEFYDADEFYQSSSSPKRCMDSSGSAAVLTRSSTGSSLKRPDTTESLNSSMSNGTNDADLFDPPDDREDDGEGESVEEHKSVIMHLLSQVRLGMDLTKVVLPTFILERRSLLEMYADFFAHPDLFVSISDQKDPKERMVQVVKWYLSAFHAGRKGSVAKKPYNPILGEIFRCHWVLPGTEDDTEPVSEGPVPWVSKSNVTFVAEQVSHHPPISAFYAECFSKRIQFNAHIWTKSKFLGMSIGVHNIGQGCVTCLDHDEHYILTFPNGYGRSILTVPWIELGGECSISCSKTGYNASIVFHTKPFYGGKKHRVTAEIFSPNDKKPFCSIEGEWNGVMYAKYSTGENAVFIDTKKMPTIKKKVRKLEDQDDFESRCLWKDVTYNLKIRDIDAATAAKHALEERQRAEARARKESETSWETRLFHEDGECWVYDEPLLKRLAASKH; encoded by the exons GACCAAATTAATGAGGAGAAGCACGCAGATGGACTTATA AGCACCATCAACCCCGTGGACGCCGTGTATCAGCCTAGCCCCTTGGAGCCGTCGGGGATCAGCACCATGCCTTCCCAAGCTGTCACACTCCCAG AACCTGCTCAGTTGTGCAAGTCAGAGCAGCGACCCTCCTCTTTGCCTGTGGGACCTGTAGTAGCATCGCTGGGGAATCAGACTCCAACACCAAATAGTACAG GGAGTGGCCAGTCAGCACCTAGCAGCAGTCTCACCTCTCCAAGCCATGTCAACCTGTCTCCAAATACAGTCCCAGATTTTTCTTACTCAAGCAGTGAGGATGAGTTCTATGACGCTGATGAGTTCTACCAGAGCAGCTCTTCCCCAAAGCGATGTATGGA TTCTTCAGGGTCTGCTGCAGTCCTGACTCGGAGCAGCACGGGGAGCAGCCTGAAACGCCCGGATACCACAGAGTCCCTCAATTCTTCCATGTCTAATGGCACAAATGATGCTG ATCTCTTTGATCCTCCCGACGATCGAGAAGATGATGGGGAAGGAGAGTCGGTGGAGGAGCACAAAAGTGTTATCATGCATCTCTTGTCACAAGTGAGATTAGGCATGGACCTAACCAAG GTTGTTCTTCCAACGTTTATCCTGGAAAGAAGGTCGCTGTTGGAAATGTATGCTGACTTCTTTGCACATCCAGACTTGTTTGTCAG cATTAGTGACCAGAAGGATCCCAAGGAGAGGATGGTTCAGGTGGTTAAATGGTACCTCTCAGCTTTCCATGCAGGAAGGAAAGGGTCAGTTGCTAAAAAGCCTTACAATCCCATTCTGGGGGAGATCTTCCGGTGCCACTGGGTGCTGCCTGGCACTGAAGATGACACG GAGCCAGTCTCTGAAGGACCAGTCCCCTGGGTCAGTAAAAGCAACGTCACCTTTGTGGCAGAACAGGTCTCTCACCATCCTCCAA tttcaGCATTTTATGCAGAGTGTTTTAGCAAGAGGATACAGTTCAATGCTCACATATGGACCAAGTCCAAGTTCCTAGGAATGTCTATTGGGGTCCATAACATAGGGCAAG GGTGTGTTACATGCCTAGATCATGATGAACACtatattttaacttttcctaATGGCTATGGAAG GTCTATTCTCACTGTGCCATGGATAGAACTTGGTGGGGAGTGCAGCATTAGTTGCTCAAAGACAGGTTACAACGCTTCCATTGTCTTCCACACAAAACCATTTTATGGAGGAAAGAAGCATAGAGTTACAGCTGAAATTTT CTCTCCAAATGACAAGAAACCCTTCTGCTCCATTGAAGGAGAATGGAATGGGGTCATGTATGCAAAGTACTCCACAGGG GAGAATGCTGTCTTTATAGATACCAAGAAAATGCCTACAATAAAGAAGAAGGTAAGGAAATTGGAGGACCAAGACGACTTTGAGTCTCGCTG CTTGTGGAAGGATGTAACGTACAACCTGAAGATCAGAGACATAGACGCAGCCACGGCTGCCAAGCACGCGCTTGAGGAGCGGCAGAGAGCCGAGGCCAGGGCCAGGAAGGAGAGCGAGACCTCGTGGGAAACACGG TTATTCCACGAGGATGGGGAGTGTTGGGTGTACGATGAGCCGCTGCTGAAGCGCCTCGCTGCCAGCAAGCACTGA
- the OSBPL9 gene encoding oxysterol-binding protein-related protein 9 isoform X9: MVESIKHCIVLLQIAKDQINEEKHADGLISTINPVDAVYQPSPLEPSGISTMPSQAVTLPEPAQLCKSEQRPSSLPVGPVVASLGNQTPTPNSTGSGQSAPSSSLTSPSHVNLSPNTVPDFSYSSSEDEFYDADEFYQSSSSPKRCMDSSGSAAVLTRSSTGSSLKRPDTTESLNSSMSNGTNDADLFDPPDDREDDGEGESVEEHKSVIMHLLSQVRLGMDLTKVVLPTFILERRSLLEMYADFFAHPDLFVSISDQKDPKERMVQVVKWYLSAFHAGRKGSVAKKPYNPILGEIFRCHWVLPGTEDDTEPVSEGPVPWVSKSNVTFVAEQVSHHPPISAFYAECFSKRIQFNAHIWTKSKFLGMSIGVHNIGQGCVTCLDHDEHYILTFPNGYGRSILTVPWIELGGECSISCSKTGYNASIVFHTKPFYGGKKHRVTAEIFSPNDKKPFCSIEGEWNGVMYAKYSTGENAVFIDTKKMPTIKKKVRKLEDQDDFESRCLWKDVTYNLKIRDIDAATAAKHALEERQRAEARARKESETSWETRLFHEDGECWVYDEPLLKRLAASKH; the protein is encoded by the exons GACCAAATTAATGAGGAGAAGCACGCAGATGGACTTATA AGCACCATCAACCCCGTGGACGCCGTGTATCAGCCTAGCCCCTTGGAGCCGTCGGGGATCAGCACCATGCCTTCCCAAGCTGTCACACTCCCAG AACCTGCTCAGTTGTGCAAGTCAGAGCAGCGACCCTCCTCTTTGCCTGTGGGACCTGTAGTAGCATCGCTGGGGAATCAGACTCCAACACCAAATAGTACAG GGAGTGGCCAGTCAGCACCTAGCAGCAGTCTCACCTCTCCAAGCCATGTCAACCTGTCTCCAAATACAGTCCCAGATTTTTCTTACTCAAGCAGTGAGGATGAGTTCTATGACGCTGATGAGTTCTACCAGAGCAGCTCTTCCCCAAAGCGATGTATGGA TTCTTCAGGGTCTGCTGCAGTCCTGACTCGGAGCAGCACGGGGAGCAGCCTGAAACGCCCGGATACCACAGAGTCCCTCAATTCTTCCATGTCTAATGGCACAAATGATGCTG ATCTCTTTGATCCTCCCGACGATCGAGAAGATGATGGGGAAGGAGAGTCGGTGGAGGAGCACAAAAGTGTTATCATGCATCTCTTGTCACAAGTGAGATTAGGCATGGACCTAACCAAG GTTGTTCTTCCAACGTTTATCCTGGAAAGAAGGTCGCTGTTGGAAATGTATGCTGACTTCTTTGCACATCCAGACTTGTTTGTCAG cATTAGTGACCAGAAGGATCCCAAGGAGAGGATGGTTCAGGTGGTTAAATGGTACCTCTCAGCTTTCCATGCAGGAAGGAAAGGGTCAGTTGCTAAAAAGCCTTACAATCCCATTCTGGGGGAGATCTTCCGGTGCCACTGGGTGCTGCCTGGCACTGAAGATGACACG GAGCCAGTCTCTGAAGGACCAGTCCCCTGGGTCAGTAAAAGCAACGTCACCTTTGTGGCAGAACAGGTCTCTCACCATCCTCCAA tttcaGCATTTTATGCAGAGTGTTTTAGCAAGAGGATACAGTTCAATGCTCACATATGGACCAAGTCCAAGTTCCTAGGAATGTCTATTGGGGTCCATAACATAGGGCAAG GGTGTGTTACATGCCTAGATCATGATGAACACtatattttaacttttcctaATGGCTATGGAAG GTCTATTCTCACTGTGCCATGGATAGAACTTGGTGGGGAGTGCAGCATTAGTTGCTCAAAGACAGGTTACAACGCTTCCATTGTCTTCCACACAAAACCATTTTATGGAGGAAAGAAGCATAGAGTTACAGCTGAAATTTT CTCTCCAAATGACAAGAAACCCTTCTGCTCCATTGAAGGAGAATGGAATGGGGTCATGTATGCAAAGTACTCCACAGGG GAGAATGCTGTCTTTATAGATACCAAGAAAATGCCTACAATAAAGAAGAAGGTAAGGAAATTGGAGGACCAAGACGACTTTGAGTCTCGCTG CTTGTGGAAGGATGTAACGTACAACCTGAAGATCAGAGACATAGACGCAGCCACGGCTGCCAAGCACGCGCTTGAGGAGCGGCAGAGAGCCGAGGCCAGGGCCAGGAAGGAGAGCGAGACCTCGTGGGAAACACGG TTATTCCACGAGGATGGGGAGTGTTGGGTGTACGATGAGCCGCTGCTGAAGCGCCTCGCTGCCAGCAAGCACTGA
- the OSBPL9 gene encoding oxysterol-binding protein-related protein 9 isoform X8 has product MKNSRTAKMMNREKQKIEGLKETTNSMVESIKHCIVLLQIAKSTINPVDAVYQPSPLEPSGISTMPSQAVTLPEPAQLCKSEQRPSSLPVGPVVASLGNQTPTPNSTGSGQSAPSSSLTSPSHVNLSPNTVPDFSYSSSEDEFYDADEFYQSSSSPKRCMDSSGSAAVLTRSSTGSSLKRPDTTESLNSSMSNGTNDADLFDPPDDREDDGEGESVEEHKSVIMHLLSQVRLGMDLTKVVLPTFILERRSLLEMYADFFAHPDLFVSISDQKDPKERMVQVVKWYLSAFHAGRKGSVAKKPYNPILGEIFRCHWVLPGTEDDTEPVSEGPVPWVSKSNVTFVAEQVSHHPPISAFYAECFSKRIQFNAHIWTKSKFLGMSIGVHNIGQGCVTCLDHDEHYILTFPNGYGRSILTVPWIELGGECSISCSKTGYNASIVFHTKPFYGGKKHRVTAEIFSPNDKKPFCSIEGEWNGVMYAKYSTGENAVFIDTKKMPTIKKKVRKLEDQDDFESRCLWKDVTYNLKIRDIDAATAAKHALEERQRAEARARKESETSWETRLFHEDGECWVYDEPLLKRLAASKH; this is encoded by the exons AGCACCATCAACCCCGTGGACGCCGTGTATCAGCCTAGCCCCTTGGAGCCGTCGGGGATCAGCACCATGCCTTCCCAAGCTGTCACACTCCCAG AACCTGCTCAGTTGTGCAAGTCAGAGCAGCGACCCTCCTCTTTGCCTGTGGGACCTGTAGTAGCATCGCTGGGGAATCAGACTCCAACACCAAATAGTACAG GGAGTGGCCAGTCAGCACCTAGCAGCAGTCTCACCTCTCCAAGCCATGTCAACCTGTCTCCAAATACAGTCCCAGATTTTTCTTACTCAAGCAGTGAGGATGAGTTCTATGACGCTGATGAGTTCTACCAGAGCAGCTCTTCCCCAAAGCGATGTATGGA TTCTTCAGGGTCTGCTGCAGTCCTGACTCGGAGCAGCACGGGGAGCAGCCTGAAACGCCCGGATACCACAGAGTCCCTCAATTCTTCCATGTCTAATGGCACAAATGATGCTG ATCTCTTTGATCCTCCCGACGATCGAGAAGATGATGGGGAAGGAGAGTCGGTGGAGGAGCACAAAAGTGTTATCATGCATCTCTTGTCACAAGTGAGATTAGGCATGGACCTAACCAAG GTTGTTCTTCCAACGTTTATCCTGGAAAGAAGGTCGCTGTTGGAAATGTATGCTGACTTCTTTGCACATCCAGACTTGTTTGTCAG cATTAGTGACCAGAAGGATCCCAAGGAGAGGATGGTTCAGGTGGTTAAATGGTACCTCTCAGCTTTCCATGCAGGAAGGAAAGGGTCAGTTGCTAAAAAGCCTTACAATCCCATTCTGGGGGAGATCTTCCGGTGCCACTGGGTGCTGCCTGGCACTGAAGATGACACG GAGCCAGTCTCTGAAGGACCAGTCCCCTGGGTCAGTAAAAGCAACGTCACCTTTGTGGCAGAACAGGTCTCTCACCATCCTCCAA tttcaGCATTTTATGCAGAGTGTTTTAGCAAGAGGATACAGTTCAATGCTCACATATGGACCAAGTCCAAGTTCCTAGGAATGTCTATTGGGGTCCATAACATAGGGCAAG GGTGTGTTACATGCCTAGATCATGATGAACACtatattttaacttttcctaATGGCTATGGAAG GTCTATTCTCACTGTGCCATGGATAGAACTTGGTGGGGAGTGCAGCATTAGTTGCTCAAAGACAGGTTACAACGCTTCCATTGTCTTCCACACAAAACCATTTTATGGAGGAAAGAAGCATAGAGTTACAGCTGAAATTTT CTCTCCAAATGACAAGAAACCCTTCTGCTCCATTGAAGGAGAATGGAATGGGGTCATGTATGCAAAGTACTCCACAGGG GAGAATGCTGTCTTTATAGATACCAAGAAAATGCCTACAATAAAGAAGAAGGTAAGGAAATTGGAGGACCAAGACGACTTTGAGTCTCGCTG CTTGTGGAAGGATGTAACGTACAACCTGAAGATCAGAGACATAGACGCAGCCACGGCTGCCAAGCACGCGCTTGAGGAGCGGCAGAGAGCCGAGGCCAGGGCCAGGAAGGAGAGCGAGACCTCGTGGGAAACACGG TTATTCCACGAGGATGGGGAGTGTTGGGTGTACGATGAGCCGCTGCTGAAGCGCCTCGCTGCCAGCAAGCACTGA
- the OSBPL9 gene encoding oxysterol-binding protein-related protein 9 isoform X10 → MPSQAVTLPEPAQLCKSEQRPSSLPVGPVVASLGNQTPTPNSTGSGQSAPSSSLTSPSHVNLSPNTVPDFSYSSSEDEFYDADEFYQSSSSPKRCMDSSGSAAVLTRSSTGSSLKRPDTTESLNSSMSNGTNDADLFDPPDDREDDGEGESVEEHKSVIMHLLSQVRLGMDLTKVVLPTFILERRSLLEMYADFFAHPDLFVSISDQKDPKERMVQVVKWYLSAFHAGRKGSVAKKPYNPILGEIFRCHWVLPGTEDDTEPVSEGPVPWVSKSNVTFVAEQVSHHPPISAFYAECFSKRIQFNAHIWTKSKFLGMSIGVHNIGQGCVTCLDHDEHYILTFPNGYGRSILTVPWIELGGECSISCSKTGYNASIVFHTKPFYGGKKHRVTAEIFSPNDKKPFCSIEGEWNGVMYAKYSTGENAVFIDTKKMPTIKKKVRKLEDQDDFESRCLWKDVTYNLKIRDIDAATAAKHALEERQRAEARARKESETSWETRLFHEDGECWVYDEPLLKRLAASKH, encoded by the exons ATGCCTTCCCAAGCTGTCACACTCCCAG AACCTGCTCAGTTGTGCAAGTCAGAGCAGCGACCCTCCTCTTTGCCTGTGGGACCTGTAGTAGCATCGCTGGGGAATCAGACTCCAACACCAAATAGTACAG GGAGTGGCCAGTCAGCACCTAGCAGCAGTCTCACCTCTCCAAGCCATGTCAACCTGTCTCCAAATACAGTCCCAGATTTTTCTTACTCAAGCAGTGAGGATGAGTTCTATGACGCTGATGAGTTCTACCAGAGCAGCTCTTCCCCAAAGCGATGTATGGA TTCTTCAGGGTCTGCTGCAGTCCTGACTCGGAGCAGCACGGGGAGCAGCCTGAAACGCCCGGATACCACAGAGTCCCTCAATTCTTCCATGTCTAATGGCACAAATGATGCTG ATCTCTTTGATCCTCCCGACGATCGAGAAGATGATGGGGAAGGAGAGTCGGTGGAGGAGCACAAAAGTGTTATCATGCATCTCTTGTCACAAGTGAGATTAGGCATGGACCTAACCAAG GTTGTTCTTCCAACGTTTATCCTGGAAAGAAGGTCGCTGTTGGAAATGTATGCTGACTTCTTTGCACATCCAGACTTGTTTGTCAG cATTAGTGACCAGAAGGATCCCAAGGAGAGGATGGTTCAGGTGGTTAAATGGTACCTCTCAGCTTTCCATGCAGGAAGGAAAGGGTCAGTTGCTAAAAAGCCTTACAATCCCATTCTGGGGGAGATCTTCCGGTGCCACTGGGTGCTGCCTGGCACTGAAGATGACACG GAGCCAGTCTCTGAAGGACCAGTCCCCTGGGTCAGTAAAAGCAACGTCACCTTTGTGGCAGAACAGGTCTCTCACCATCCTCCAA tttcaGCATTTTATGCAGAGTGTTTTAGCAAGAGGATACAGTTCAATGCTCACATATGGACCAAGTCCAAGTTCCTAGGAATGTCTATTGGGGTCCATAACATAGGGCAAG GGTGTGTTACATGCCTAGATCATGATGAACACtatattttaacttttcctaATGGCTATGGAAG GTCTATTCTCACTGTGCCATGGATAGAACTTGGTGGGGAGTGCAGCATTAGTTGCTCAAAGACAGGTTACAACGCTTCCATTGTCTTCCACACAAAACCATTTTATGGAGGAAAGAAGCATAGAGTTACAGCTGAAATTTT CTCTCCAAATGACAAGAAACCCTTCTGCTCCATTGAAGGAGAATGGAATGGGGTCATGTATGCAAAGTACTCCACAGGG GAGAATGCTGTCTTTATAGATACCAAGAAAATGCCTACAATAAAGAAGAAGGTAAGGAAATTGGAGGACCAAGACGACTTTGAGTCTCGCTG CTTGTGGAAGGATGTAACGTACAACCTGAAGATCAGAGACATAGACGCAGCCACGGCTGCCAAGCACGCGCTTGAGGAGCGGCAGAGAGCCGAGGCCAGGGCCAGGAAGGAGAGCGAGACCTCGTGGGAAACACGG TTATTCCACGAGGATGGGGAGTGTTGGGTGTACGATGAGCCGCTGCTGAAGCGCCTCGCTGCCAGCAAGCACTGA